The genomic segment atctctagtgaatggataggctgcattctcagtgatgtcaccgctgatctctacattctcagtgatgtcaccactgatctctaCATTCtccgtgatgtcaccgctgatctctacattctccgtgatgtcaccgctgatctctacattctccgtgatgtcaccactgatctctaCATTCtccgtgatgtcaccgctgatctctacattctccgtgatgtcaccgctgatctctacatTCTCCGTGATGTCACCGCTAATCTCTACATTCtccgtgatgtcaccgctgatctctacattctccgtgatgtcaccgctgatctctacattctccgtgatgtcaccgctgatctctacatTCTCCGTGATGTCACCGCTGGTCTCCCCCTCGCCGACCTTCCTCCTCCcagtcctctgtgctgctgtgagtTACGGGCGATTGtcaggttttgtattttttttaatttttggtcaAAATAATACAAATCAAAGAAAATGTAAATGTTTAATAACGATAATAacgtcccaaatacaaataaagGATCCCAGATCCCTCTTCCGTCAGAGAGATAAGCGGCTCTCCGCCGTCCATCCGTCCCCACACAAGTCCCCACATGTAGGGTCAATGACCGCAGCGACCACCGCGTCCTGCTCAGACCTTCTGAACCACCGGGGCATCTGCCGCCTTCCTGCCCTTCTTCTTCATCCTGCCCCTGGCATAGACACGGAGGAATAAGGCAAGAAAGACCACCGCCACGCCCACCGCGCCGACCGCGGTGACCGGGTGTCCGTAGAGCAGACAAGACAAGAGGATGGCCAATGCCTGGCGCAGAGTCATAATGATGGTGAAAATGGCCGCCCCAAACTTGTTTATGGTATAAAATATAAAGAGCTGGCCAAAGCCGGAGCACACCGACAGCAGCGCCGCATGGAAGGCGAAGTCCGGGTGTCGGGACATGAAGCGGATGGCGTCCTGCAGCGCCCCCTGTTCCAGCAGAGAGAAGACCGTGAAGAGGCAGGAGAAGAGGTTCACCCCGAACATCATCTGCACCGACGACATCTTGTACTTGAAGAGCGAGTCTTGCCAGTTGGAGGTGAAGCTGTCGAAGACGATGTAGCCCGCCAAGATGACCACTCCGGAGAAGGTGGTGACGCCAGGGGCGCGGTGGCCTTCCCCGTTGGACAGTAAGAACATGCTGACCCCCAGAGAGATGAGGACGGCAGTGAAGTACTCCCAGTACTCGTAGCTCTTGTGCGACACCAGCTTGCCCATCAGCATCACCGGGATCACCTTGGAGGCTTTGGCCAAGACCTGGGTGGGAAAGCTGATGAACTTCAGCGCCTCGTACTGACACCAGCTGCTCAGGATGTTGGAGAGAGAGGCAAACGAGTACTTGTACATGGGCGCCCCGTGGCGCGGCTGCTTGGTCAGAGCGCAGTAAGTTCCCGCCACAACCAGCGCCAGGATACGGTTCATGAACACCAAGAACTGGGAGTCTCTGAACTTCTCCCCTGGACTCCCGGGCTCGGCGGAGGAGTAGGTCCGGGTCATCACGCGCTCCTGCAACACGCCCCAGGTCAGGTACGAGATCTGTGGAGACAGCGAGCACAACCGGGTGATAGGAGCGCACACACACGGAAACGCAACATGCGAGACCGGACAACCCGCCCCACGCCAGATGCTGAGGGCAACTATCGGACATGCACGTCCGCGCACTTGGAGGGGCTGAGTACTGGGGAGGCAGAGGGGACAATGTCGGCCGGAGCAGGGTTTCACCGTCACTTATATAATGAGCCCCTCCCTCGTACAAGGACTGATCTGAGGACCCTACATGGATATCCCCCCAATATGAACGATCGCCAAGCGCTGCCCCCGCCCAGATGTCAGCAGCTGACGAGACCGCAGCCCGTCTGAACAATGGCGCAGGAGCCGCCATTACATCACCTGGCGCGAGGTCCAGACTAAGGGCCCAGCCCTGCAGGTCTCCGTGTGGGTTACAGAAGCTGACACCCCTTCTCTGACCACGGGTTAGAGCAGCGGCGCCCCCTCTTACCTGGAGGCCGGAGGCGCAGAAGAGCAGTTTGAAGGCTTGCTGCGTGGTGGAGGGGTCTCCATCGCCCCGGGGGCTGGAAGGCGGCTCATCAGCGGCCACAGACTTCGACTCATGTCCGAATACACACGACCTCACCACCGGGAAACAGATCCCCCGACCTGCGGGACCACCAGAGAAAAGAGTCAAACAGAAATGGAGTTTACATGAAGCCCCCCAACTACTGCGTATGTCATAAAAGGGCTGAAGCGCCTCCATCAGTCACCTCAGCGGCATGCACAGCGCCTCTGGACTGACCCTCCGCCCCCCACTGCTGCCCTGTATGTACCGCCTCCATCTTGGCGGCTCCGTGTTGCTCGGCAGAGTCGCGCCATTTCGGATCAGGTGTAGGTACACTGTCATGGGACAGGTCACTTGACACCGTGATTGCACACAGGGGACCTCGTCAGAAAGCGGGACCAGACCTTACATCGAGGTTCCACAGCGCAGGGCGTGAATACATATGCACCCTCGTGTCAGGTTCTCTctcctctgatccatcacataacatCTACATGAAAAGGTCCAAGTATTCCCATAggagatggtgggggtccgaccgtGGGGACCCCAACCGATTCAGAGAACTGGGGTCTTGTACTCCATCTCCGCCATTTCCATAGTGAATGAATGAATGGGGCGGCAACTTCATCACATCGGGGTACAAGAGCGGGGGCAGCGGCTTCATCACATCGGGGTACAAGAGCGGGAGAAGCGGCTTCATCACATCGGGGGTACAAGAGCGGGGGAAGCGGCTTCATCACATCGGGGTACAAGAGCGGGAGAAGCGGCTTCATCACATCGGGGGTACAAGAGCGGGGGCAGCGGCTTCATCACATCGGGGTACAAGAGCGGGAGAAGCGGCTTCATCACATCGGGGGTACAAGAGCGGGAGAAGCGGCTTCATCACATCGGGGGTACAAGAGCGGGGGCAGCGGCTTCATCACATCGGGGGTACAAGAGCGGGGGCAGCGGCTTCGTCACATCGGGGTACAAGAGCGGGAGAAGCGGCTTCGTCACATCGGGGTTACAAGAGCGGGGGCAGCGGCTTCGTCACATCGGGGTTACAAGAGCGGGGGAAGCGGCTTCATCACATCGGGGTACAAGAGCGGGAGAAGCGGCTTCATCACATCGGAGGTACAAGAGCGGGGGCAGCGGCTTCATCACATCGGGGGTACAAGAGCGGGGGAAGCGGCTTCATCACATCGGGGGTACAAGAGCGGGGGCAGCGGCTTCATCACATCGGGGGTACAAGAGCGGGAGCAGCGGCTGCATCACATAGGGGGTACAAGAGCGGGGGCAGCGGCTTCGTCATATCGGGGTACAAGAGCGGGAGAAGCGGCTTCGTCACATCGGGGGTACAAGAGCGGGGGAAGCGGCTTCGTCACATCGGGGGTACAAGAGCGGGGGAAGCGGCTTCGTCACATCGGGGGTACAAGAGCGGGGGCAGCGGCTTCGTCACATCGGGGGTACAAGAGCGGGGGCAGCGGCTTCATCACATCGGGGTACAAGAGCGGGAGAAGCGGCTTCATCACATCGGGGGTACAAGAGCGGGGGGAAGCGGCTTCATCACATCGGGGTACAAGAGCGGGAGAAGCGGCTTCATCACATCGGGGGTACAAGAGCGGGGGCAGCGGCTTCATCACATCGGGGTACAAGAGCGGGAGAAGCGGCTTCATCACATCGGGGGTACAAGAGCGGGAGAAGCGGCTTCATCACATCGGGGGTACAAGAGCGGGGGCAGCGGCTTCATCACATCGGGGGTACAAGAGCGGGGGCAGCGGCTTCGTCACATCGGGGTACAAGAGCGGGAGAAGCGGCTTCGTCACATCGGGGTTACAAGAGCGGGGGCAGCGGCTTCGTCACATCGGGGTTACAAGAGCGGGGGAAGCGGCTTCATCACATCGGGGTACAAGAGCGGGAGAAGCGGCTTCATCACATCGGAGGTACAAGAGCGGGGGCAGCGGCTTCATCACATCGGGGGTACAAGAGCGGGGGAAGCGGCTTCATCACATCGGGGGTACAAGAGCGGGGGCAGCGGCTTCATCACATCGGGGGTACAAGAGCGGGAGCAGCGGCTGCATCACATAGGGGGGTACAAGAGCGGGGGCAGCGGCTTCGTCATATCGGGGTACAAGAGCGGGAGAAGCGGCTTCGTCACATCGGGGGTACAAGAGCGGGGGAAGCGGCTTCGTCACATCGGGGGTACAAGAGCGGGGGAAGCGGCTTCGTCACATCGGGGGTACAAGAGCGGGGGCAGCGGCTTCGTCACATCGGGGGTACAAGAGCGGGGGCAGCGGCTTCGTCACATCGGGGGTACAAGAGCGGGGGAAGCGGCTTCATCACATCGGGGGTACAAGAGCGGGGGCAGCGGCTTCGTCACATCGGGGGTACAAGAGCGGGGCAGCGCTTCATCACATCGGGGGTACAAGAGCGGGGGAAGCGGCTTCGTCACATCGGGGGTACAAGAGCGGGGGAAGCGGCTTCGTCACATCGGGGGTACAAGAGCGGGGGAAGCGGCTTCGTCACATCGGGGTTACAAGAGCGGGGGAAGCGGCTTCGTCACATCGGGGGTACAAGAGCGGGGGCAGCGGCTTCGTCACATCGGGGGTACAAGAGCGGGGGCAGCGGCTTCGTCACATCGGGGGTACAAGAGCGGGGGAAGCGGCTTCATCACATCGGGGGTACAAGAGCGGGGGCAGCGGCTTCGTCACATCGGGGGTACAAGAGCGGGGGCAGCGGCTTCGTCACATCGGGGGTACAAGAGCGGGGGAAGCGGTCGGACCCCACAGTCGGTTAGTTAGAAAATAACTTCAAAACTTGGAAGAAACCTTTAAAAATCCAGTTTAGATAGAGGGCGGCTGTGTACATGTGTGATGACAGGGCACGCGGCTGTGTACATGTATGATGACAGGGCACGCGGCTGTGTACATGTGTGATGACAGGGCACGCGGCTGAGTACATGTGCGATGACAGGGCACGCGGCTGAGTACATGTGCGATGACAGGGCAcgcggctgtgtacatgtgcgatGACAGGGCACACGGCTGTGTACATGTGTGATGACAGGGCACGCGGCTGTGTACATGTATGATGACAGGGCAcgcggctgtgtacatgtgcgatGACAGGGCACGCGGCTGTGTACATGTGTGATGACAGGGCACGCGGCTGTGTACATGTATGATGACAGGGCACGCGGCTGTGTACATGTATGATGACAGGGCACACGGCCGTGTACATGTATGATGACAGGGCACACGGC from the Bufo gargarizans isolate SCDJY-AF-19 unplaced genomic scaffold, ASM1485885v1 original_scaffold_2088_pilon, whole genome shotgun sequence genome contains:
- the SLC35B2 gene encoding adenosine 3'-phospho 5'-phosphosulfate transporter 1; the encoded protein is MVNIAGYGTVLIPGFLLIQYFKRGNYLETGRGICFPVVRSCVFGHESKSVAADEPPSSPRGDGDPSTTQQAFKLLFCASGLQISYLTWGVLQERVMTRTYSSAEPGSPGEKFRDSQFLVFMNRILALVVAGTYCALTKQPRHGAPMYKYSFASLSNILSSWCQYEALKFISFPTQVLAKASKVIPVMLMGKLVSHKSYEYWEYFTAVLISLGVSMFLLSNGEGHRAPGVTTFSGVVILAGYIVFDSFTSNWQDSLFKYKMSSVQMMFGVNLFSCLFTVFSLLEQGALQDAIRFMSRHPDFAFHAALLSVCSGFGQLFIFYTINKFGAAIFTIIMTLRQALAILLSCLLYGHPVTAVGAVGVAVVFLALFLRVYARGRMKKKGRKAADAPVVQKV